One segment of Cutaneotrichosporon cavernicola HIS019 DNA, chromosome: 4 DNA contains the following:
- the ECM39 gene encoding uncharacterized protein (Alg9-like mannosyltransferase family), translated as MARWHIWFLELLLVPAAHVLVAPYTKVEESFTLHAAHDVLRYGLSPANWERWDHRTFPGAVPRSFLPPIILGLLSYPSAVIASATGIVTTSLGIQIIIRLTLVACFAAAFTHLARTLQRRFSTSTADWFVALTLAQFHIPFYAGRTLPNFTALPLVVLAFSLLLRDRLWSGIALFTATATVIRLEIALLAIPTALALVIQRRLSLPSALSAGMVGGFGSLLVSAPLDYMLWVPTLPHPSLPDFTALHTLWPELAAAHWNIVHGHADEWGIMPPTFYASALVKMLAGAAPLILLGLVWALLLGITAKTGHVFDNATLQRTVASVSRTLGPGVVSLVAVLSNVGHKEWRFIVYAIPALNIVAAACAAALAALPTRSLRMVARLGLTGLLAITAAFALFSSYVSTHNYPGGCVWRALEAARLPEGSVIHLHSYPLQTGASLFTFLRSDITSAAFPPPQDVQWTYSKSEDPALQTPQGAWLGDLEAVVTERWREFSEAEIDGHRMWALIGGCDGFDGVSMGKGGIEVRTSPKIGLLRRL; from the exons ATGGCCCGCTGGCATATCTGgttcctcgagctcctcctcgtacCGGCGGCacacgtcctcgtcgctccctacaccaaggtcgaggagagctTCACCCTTCACGCCGCTCACGACGTGCTTCGCTACGGCCTCTCTCCGGCCAACTGGGAAAGATGGGACCACAGGACGTTCCCCGGCGCGGTCCCGCGTTCTTTCCTTCCCCCAATTATTCTTGGATTACTCTCCTATCCCAGCGCTGTCATTGCGAGTGCGACAGGAATCGTGACTACCTCGCTCGGAATCCAGATCATCATCCGCCTCACCTTGGTAGCATGCTTCGCAGCCGCATTCACccacctcgcgcgcacCCTCCAACGTCGCTTCAGCACATCCACAGCCGACTGGTTCGTGGCTCTAACCCTCGCTCAATTCCACATTCCCTTCTACGCCGGCCGCACCTTGCCAAACTTCACCGCCCTTCCACTCG TCGTGCTAGCattctccctcctccttcgcGATAGGCTATGGTCCGGTATCGCCCTCTTCACAGCGACTGCCACAGTAATTCGGCTCGAAATagctctcctcgccatccccaccgcactcgccctcgtcatccaACGTCGCCTATCCCTCCCCTCGGCCCTCAGCGCTGGAATGGTCGGTGGATTTGGATCGCTCCTCGTCTCAGCCCCATTAGATTATATGCTCTGGGTCCCGACATTACcccatccctccctccccgacTTCACGGCTTTACATACATTGTGGCCAGAACTAGCCGCCGCGCACTGGAACATTGTCCATGGCCACGCTGACGAATGGGGCATCATGCCACCTACATTCTACGCTAGCGCTTTAGTCAAGATGCTCGCTGGTGCCGCCCCTCTaatcctcctcggcctggttTGGGCCCTCCTCCTAGGAATCACGGCGAAGACGGGACACGTGTTCGACAACGCAACCCTCCAACGTACCGTTGCCAGTGTATCGCGTACCCTTGGTCCCGGAGTTGTgtccctcgtcgccgttctAAGCAATGTCGGACACAAGGAATGGCGGTTTATCGTGTACGCCATTCCCGCACTCAATATCGTGGCTGCCGCGTgtgccgccgcccttgCGGCTCTTCCTACTCGCTCGTTAAGGATGGTCGCGCGATTGGGCTTGACTGGTCTGCTAGCAATAACAGCCGCCTTCGCCCTCTTCTCGTCCTACGTCAGCACGCACAACTACCCTGGCGGCTGCGTCTGGCGCGCGCTTGAAGCGGCCCGCCTGCCCGAAGGTTCGGTAATCCATCTCCACAGCTACCCCCTCCAAACCGGTGCGAGCCTCTTCACTTTCCTCCGCTCCGACATTACCTCCGCCGCATTCCCACCACCCCAAGACGTTCAGTGGACATACTCTAAATCCGAAGACCCCGCCCTCCAAACTCCCCAGGGCGCGTGGCTGGGCGATCTCGAGGCCGTGGTTACCGAACGGTGGCGCGAGTTTTCCGAGGCTGAGATCGACGGGCATCGGATGTGGGCTCTTATTGGGGGCTGTGATGGCTTTGATGGTGTTAGTATGGGCAAGGGCGGGATCGAGGTGCGTACGAGCCCCAAGATCGGGTTGTTGCGCCGCCTCTAG
- the GVP36 gene encoding uncharacterized protein (Bin/amphiphysin/Rvs domain for vesicular trafficking) yields MQAWKNFSAALPAVDVSNVSKNFRNTVQATRERLGSVDPESITELPAEYKALESRVDALKDVHQKLLKITKVYETESYDYPSDLAENLSEVGHQAQAAWASFAAKNLKNSPLPVPAEKAPVEHLPKTLPHALSRAAAAGAGQLTSEDRLGAALGTYAVAEQKIGEARLMQDQMIVERFVNPWQATLSTSIGLAMKARANVKTARLELDSARGVLKTAGPTKQEQARLHVEEAEDKLVQATETAIGLMKAVLENPEPLQNLSALVKAQLIYFSTAAEALSGIESQIDEAAAAAEAEYRTSRGA; encoded by the exons ATGCAGGCCTGGAAGAATTTTAGTGCGGCCCTccccgccgtcgacgtGTCCAACGTCTCCAAAAACTTCCGCAACACTGTCCAGGCCACGCG TGAGCGTCTAGGCAGTGTCGACCCGGAGAGTATCACCGA ACTGCCGGCCGAGTATAAGGCGCTCGAGTCAcgtgtcgacgcgctcaaggatGTACACCAGAAGCTCCTCAAGATTACCAAGGTGTACGAGACCGAGTCG TACGACTACCCCTCCGACCTGGCCGAGAACCTCTCCGAGGTTGGGCACCAGGCCCAGGCGGCCTGGGCGTCATTTGCCGCCAAGAACCTCAAGAACTCGCCCCTACCCGTGCCGGCTGAGAAGGCACCTGTCGAGCACCTCCCCAAGACGCTGCCGCATGCTCTTAgccgtgccgccgccgctggTGCGGGCCAGCTGACGTCCGAGGACCGCCTCGGTGCGGCGCTGGGCACGTATGCCGTCGCTGAGCAGAAg atcggcgaggcgcgccttATGCAGGACCAGATGATTGTCGAGCGCTTCGTCAACCCCTGGCAGGCGACGCTGTCCACCTCGATCGGGCTGGCGATGAAGGCGCGCGCCAATGTCAAGACTGCGCGACTTGAGCTCGacagcgcgcgcggcgtgctCAAAACGGCTGGCCCGACTAAGCAGGAGCAGGCTCG ACTccacgtcgaggaggccgaggacaagctcgtGCAGGCGACTGAGACGGCTATTGGCCTCATGAaggccgtcctcgagaaC CCTGAGCCCCTCCAGAACCTTTCGgcgctcgtcaaggcccAGCTCATCTACTTCTCCACCGCTGCTGAGGCCCTCTCC GGCATCGAGAGCCagatcgacgaggcggcggccgcggccgaggccgagtacCGCACGTCGCGCGGCGCCTAA
- the RTC2 gene encoding uncharacterized protein (Repeated motif present between transmembrane helices in cystinosin, yeast ERS1p, mannose-P-dolichol utilization defect 1, and other hypothetical proteins): MMAFIAPPPQSEELSSVMGYMSIACWIVVYSPQIYENYVLKSGEGLSVPFIILWLLGDMTNLVGAIYAGLLPTMIILAVYYNLCDVVLIYQVYYYRWLRRKRREADGERQPLVELDEPKVVKPILPAYLLWPLLVGFVLAVGWIAHILHENDDVKIPDGTTGGGVELEWKSQVLGYTSCVLYMLSRVPQVFHNFRTRCEGLSLAMFFFSISGNVTYIASILMKSTDYKYLVTNASWIAGSAFTIFLDLFIIGQFAYYTWQDSQKAPVFANDEDDE; this comes from the exons ATGATGGCCTTTATcgcgcctccacctcaatCCGAGGAACTCTCCTCCGTT ATGGGATACATGTCCATTGCATGTTGGATCGTTGTGTA CAGTCCCCAGA TCTACGAAAACTATGTTCTCAAATCCGGTGAAGGCCTTTCGGTCCCCTTTATTATCCTCTggctcctcggcgacatgACCAACCTTGTCGGCGCCATCTACGCGGGCCTTCTGCCCACAATGATCATCCTAGCAGTCTAC TACAACCTGTGCGACGTTGTCCTCATCTACCAAGTGTACTACTACCGCTGGCTGCggcgcaagcgccgcgaggcggacggcgagcggcAGCCACTCGTCGAACTCGACGAGCCCAAGGTCGTCAAGCCCATCCTCCCAGCATACCTCTTATGGCCGCTTCTCGTCGGTTTTGTCTTGGCGGTTGGGTGGATCGCGCACATCCTGCACGAGAATGACGACGTCAAGATCCCCGACGGCACAACTGGCGGCGGCGTAGAGCTCGAGTGGAAGTCGCAGGTGCTCGGATACACTAGCTGCGTGCTTTACATGTTGTCACGCGTGCCGCAGGTGTTCCACAATTTCCGGACGCGCTGCGAGGGCCTCAGTCTCGCCAtgttcttcttctccatctcgggcA ACGTCACGTACATTGCATCCATCCTCATGAAGAGTACCGACTACAAGTACCTCGTCACGAACGCGTCGTGGATTGCCGGCTCGGCGTTCACCATCTTCCTCGATCTCTTCATCATCGGCCAGTTTGCCTACTACACCTGGCAGGACAGCCAGAAGGCACCCGTGTTTgccaacgacgaggacgacgagtag
- the ago1 gene encoding uncharacterized protein (DUF1785), with product MSQNNNRNNGLGHPPQSWGRPHRERDPRDEYLPRHRRQEEDSPPTHVNRNGGQCASHEDHHQERHDYNYQRRQHDQYDLSREREGRVHPPGQTHSYNAPQHEPTTSVSPFLGHLDTAPLLSNPFPSLSEISPPRAPPPRSQHVAPEHLLSRAPADSPSSQFDDDTRPHTPLRSELSYPGPSPHPGRQSYAHRPVPPASPMSPGLLPPHLRPHEGVPHERPRYTPSPLSREGGQYTSGQFDDANDLSAVTGRMSLASSPTLPPPSPVLKNVSATHTGMTDRNNLTTRTEAITSSKQTTESYPSSGRPQQGSSIITVSTPGTESRRNSKPVHITEELEAMPLTSFYVRPGYGKDGRALTVESNYFAVRAIGGRGKIIHHYDVAIEPVVRTSSQKFPRTLLRSVWEQLALQSENRPEWHSAFAAAAFDGRRNAYSPIPFPVADGEKITLTVSLASTREVARQQVTSSDDEFRRFRVTFRKAAEIDLEAVMRFCRADSSETRDHNAEEACLTGVMATNILLRDVPSKTYTQVGATGQKFYTLEGARPLPHGTVVLNGFMQSFRYSNSGFPLLNIDLGFSAFLMSGPCLDVVAKILGPGPARLRGGPRGHPQQTPVFHSLDQMQIAILKRKLRGARFTVTHRPSPRLHTVITVTSLPAQEIKFTVEGKDGQPERKLNVAQYYHEYYASRLQFPGLPCIQVILLSSNVLTFQYGKRAFVPLEFVKIEDFNSLPPTNLSPDQIAEMIKHSAMRPPERKATILKWRERLAHETQPKIAKWGLQVNRSMVQLDARVLNPPEVKYGGHRTMRPQAGSWNLRNLTFFREGLRPLTNWAVVSFERYTDEDTMKRWVMFLVQRLRQLGVKVDNPTPKLIPPLDPRQPDVITNQLKVAARAAYRVNNQVPQLICCILPGKEAWLYEQIKRIAFTDLNVATQCMQAAKIKNDRGLLAYTDNLCMKIVQKLGGLSHQVNIKDMPGMIHGKTMILGADLGHPPFRPDSKEPTVACSVATYNADCDAYSAQIRLQEGRSEIIVDLSSMIEEHLRIFAKENKSEFPERILVFRDGISEGQYAAALHYEHNAIVEACERVLKRYRPRILVCVCARRHNTRFFAKNMQDADRSGNLPAGLVVDKSVTHPYAFDFFLQAHSGLVGTARPTHYICLVDELGTTPDQLQKLCNALSYSFARCTKSVSLVPVCYMADLVIKKARLIVQSNEGTVSPSEYSGSRAPSLYRGPQSRYGGAAPSVIGSEATTLRRQRFEERHDIMHIQKILAKNEELSRVAWWM from the exons CAGTCCTGGGGTCGTCCgcaccgcgagcgcgacccTCGTGACGAgtaccttcctcgccatcgccgccaggaggaggacagcCCGCCCACGCACGTGAACCGCAACGGGGGCCAGTGCGCTTCTCACGAGGACCACCACCAGGAGCGCCACGATTACAACTaccagcgccgccagcaCGACCAGTATGACCTTTcccgcgagcgcgagggtCGCGTTCATCCGCCTGGCCAGACTCATAGTTACAACGCTCCCCAGCATGAGCCAACCACTTCCGTGTctcccttcctcggccacctTGACACagctcctcttctctcGAATCCATTCCCTTCCCTCAGCGAGATCTCTCCCCCCCgcgcccctcccccccgCAGCCAGCATGTCGCGCCCGAGCACCTTCTctctcgcgctcctgcAGACAGCCCCAGCTCCCAGTTTGATGATGACACCCGTCCCCACACCCCTCTCCGTAGTGAACTGTCTTATCCTGGaccctctcctcacccgGGCCGGCAGTCGTATGCGCACCGCCCCGTTCCCCCTGCCAGCCCTATGTCTCCGGGTCTCCTTCCGCCTCATCTTCGGCCCCATGAAGGGGTCCCGCACGAGCGTCCTCGGTACACACCTTCTCCGCTCTCCCGCGAAGGCGGCCAGTACACTTCTGGCCAGTTCGACGATGCCAACGACCTCTCCGCTGTCACGGGACGCATGAGCCTCgcttcctctccaacccttcctcctccgagCCCAGTCCTCAAGAACGTGAGCGCGACTCATACCGGCATGACCGACCGCAACAATCTCACCACTCGTACCGAGGCGATTACTAGCTCGAAACAGACCACCGAGTCGTACCCCTCTTCAGGCCGCCCACAGCAGGGTTCTTCGATCATTACGGTCAGCACGCCAGGCACTGAGAGTAGAAGGAACTCCAAACCCGTCCACATCAcagaggagctcgaggctATGCCCCTCACTAGCTTCTATGTCCGTCCAGGATACGGTAAGGATGGTCGTGCCCTCACTGTTGAATCCAACTACTTCGCCGTCCGCGCCATCGGCGGCCGTGGCAAGATAATCCA CCACTacgacgtcgccatcgaGCCTGTTGTGCGCACCTCCAGCCAGAAGTTTCCCCGCACCCTGCTCCGTTCAGTGTGGGAGCAGCTTGCGCTCCAGAGCGAGAACCGCCCCGAGTGGCATAGCGCTTTCGCCGCTGCGGCGTTCGATGGCCGCCGCAACGCGTACTCTCCCATCCCGTTCCCGGTTGCCGACG GCGAGAAAATCACACTCACGGTCTCCCTTGCGTCGACCCGCGAGGTTGCGCGTCAGCAGGTTACGTCGTCCGATGACGAGTTCCGCCGCTTCCGCGTCACCTTCCGCAAGGCTGCAGAGATCGATCTCGAGGCAGTCATGCGCTTCTGCCGTGCCGACTCGTCCGAGACGCGTGATCACAATGCGGAGGAGGCCTGTCTGACTG GAGTTATGGCCAccaacatcctcctccgtgACGTGCCCAGCAAGACGTACACCCAGGTCGGCGCCACGGGCCAGAAGTTCTACACCCTTGAAGGTGcccgtcctcttcctcacgGTACAGTGGTGCTCAACGGCTTCATGCA GTCGTTCCGCTACTCGAACTCGGGTTTCCCTCTGCTGAACATCGACCTCGGGTTCTCTGCCTTCCTCATGTCCGGGCCTTGtcttgacgtcgtcgccaagaTCCTTGGGCCTGGCCCTGCCCGCCTGCGCGGCGGGCCCCGTGGTCATCCCCAGCAAACCCCGGTTTTCCACAGCCTCGACCAGATGCAAAtcgccatcctcaagcGTAAGCTCCGCGGTGCGCGCTTCACGGTCACCCACCGTCCCAGCCCGCGCCTCCACACAGTAATCACGGTCACATCTCTTCCTGCCCAAGAGATCAAGTTCACCGTCGAGGGTAAGGATGGCCAGCccgagcgcaagctcaaTGTTGCCCAGTACTACCATGAGTACTACGCCAGTCGCCTCCAGTTCCCCGGCCTCCCCTGCATCCAGGTAATCCTCCTCTCATCGAATGTACTGACATTCCAGTACGGCAAGCGCGCGTTCGTCCCTCTCGAATTTGTCAAGATCGAGGACTTCAATTCGCTCCCGCCCACCAACCTCTCGCCTGACCAGATCGCTGAGATGATCAAGCACAGCGCCATGCGCCCACCCGAACGCAAGGCCACCATCTTGAAGtggcgcgagcgcctcgcccacgAGACGCAGCCCAAGATTGCCAAGTGGGGCCTCCAGGTTAACCGAAGCATGGTCCAACTGGACGCTCGTGTGCTCAACCCTCCTGAGGTCAAGTACGGCGGCCACCGTACCATGCGGCCCCAGGCTGGATCGTGGAACCTGCGCAACCTCACCTTCTTCCGCGAAGGCCTCCGGCCCCTGACTAACTGGGCCGTCGTTTCCTTCGAGCGCTACACGGATGAGGACACAATGAAGCGCTGGGTCATGTTCCTTGTCCAGCGCCTCCGCCAACTTGGCGTGAAAGTCGACAACCCCACGCCCAAGCTGATTCCACCGCTCGACCCACGCCAGCCAGACGTGATCACGAACCAGTTGAAGGTTGCTGCTCGTGCCGCCTACCGAGTCAACAACCAAGTCCCTCAGCTAATCTGCTGCATCCTCCCTGGAAA GGAGGCCTGGCTGTACGAGCAGATCAAGCGCATTGCGTTCACTGACCTCAATG TCGCCACGCAGTGCATGCAGGCggccaagatcaagaaCGACCGCGGCCTTCTGGCGTACACCGACAACCTCTGCATGAAGATTGTT CAAAAGCTTGGTGGACTCTCGCACCAGGTCAACATCAAGGATATGCCTGGCATGATTCATGGCAAGACGATGATCCTCGGCGCTGACCTGGGACAT CCCCCCTTCCGGCCTGACTCCAAGGAGCCCACGGTTGCGTGCTCGGTCGCCACCTACAACGCCGACTGTGACGCGTACTCGGCGCAGATCCGTCTCCAGGAGGGCCGCAGCGAGATCATCGTCGACCTCTCGTCTATGATCGAAGAACACCTGCGCATCTTCGCCAAGGAGAACAAGAGTGAGTTCCCAGAGCGTATCCTCGTGTTCCGCGACGGTATCTCGGAGGGCCAGTATGCTGCCGCTCTCCACTACGAGCACAACGCCATTGTCGAGGCCTGCGAACGAGTCCTCAAGCGCTACCGCCCACGCATCCTGGTGTGCGTCTGTGCGCGTCGCCACAACACTCGCTTCTTCGCGAAGAACATGCAAGACGCGGACCGCAGTGGCAACCTCCCTGCTGGTCTTGTTGTAGACAAGTCCGTCACGCACCCGTACGCTTTCGACTTCTTCCTCCAGGCCCACTCTGGCCTTGTCGGCACGGCCCGTCCCACCCACTATATttgcctcgtcgacgagctcggcacgACCCCCGACCAGCTCCAGAAGCTCTGCAACGCGCTCTCGTACTCGTTCGCGCGCTGCACCAAGTCGGTTTCGCTCGTCCCCGTGTGCTACATGGCGG ACCTCGTCATCAAGAAGGCGCGCCTCATCGTCCAGAGCAACGAGGGCACCGTCTCGCCGTCCGAGTACTCGGGcagccgcgcgccgtcgctcTACAGAGGTCCCCAGTCGCGCTACGGCGGCGCTGCCCCGAGTGTCATCGGCAGCGAGGCGACTACGctccgccgccagcgcTTCGAGGAGCGGCACGACATCATGCACATCCAGAAGATCCTCGCAAAGAACGAGGAGCTCTCGCGCGTCGCATGGTGGATGTAG
- a CDS encoding uncharacterized protein (Putative lipopolysaccharide-modifying enzyme), with the protein MGSLNLRRLLRSRVAIGIFLVLPLILLHIGMTSTPSLPSIPAAWKEALPRPWSQPMVEYTDDADDIAPGGAGPADPILEPNLSRPKADKEPQPKGTNHTYLSNGHLVPNPAGQHPIFDLIRRSETEWQRKLDSQSRTLREAVDEYRRRYHRAPPKGFDKWWHWAQEAGIPLPDEYDQIHLDLEPYVAIPPSEFRDNVEAASKMDGMYTITCAAKGDVGTVCTEKVQGEGLDAEAHLVLSQRSVAQLGLIKPLEGMLQEIKAVFWMHDAPWQFVGHDYTQLLEESAESGEYISKEALADLDNAHLGWASGCAPHKPLRQNWDPNSLVDLEALWQTGPHSFVYDHKATMDVCTNPNLVQLMGVLNSHGKGPSPSHIMYPTMVMSKTTLHSDILGVSAEAWTEDVGDDPEWDDKKKDLLLWRGKTTGILYTERFHWNVTQRVNLISHMARKEGTLPVLPVSKPGHPVGSPQMKEYAALNAKLMDVGFVDDPIQCEGDVCNTLREQYHFADRKGWSEANDYKYLLDVDGNGWSARFKRLMSTNSVVLKSTIFPEWYTDRIQPWLHYIPIKADLTDLYDVMSFFQDGQDGLAAKIAKQGKEWSKTFWRQEDMMSYQFRLFLELPRLEADDRDAASYHGRGDEDENEKEPAREKQTAVEAAPGTKASDKKSTVEDAPGADKKEQADTPGASQPATAVKDTPGT; encoded by the exons ATGGGCTCGCTCAACCTCCGCCGACTACTGCGCTCGCGCGTAGCCATCGGCATATTCCTCGTTCtccccctcatcctcctccacatAGGGATGACCAGCACCCCCTCGCTCCCCTCCATTCCCGCGGCGTGGAAGGAAGCGCTCCCGCGTCCATGGTCCCAGCCCATGGTAGAGTATAcagacgacgccgacgacattgCGCCTGGCGGTGCGGGACCAGCCGACCCAATCTTGGAACCGAACTTGTCCCGGCCAAAGGCTGACAAGGAACCCCAGCCAAAGGGGACCAACCATACGTACTTGTCCAACGGACATCTCGTCCCCAACCCGGCAGGCCAGCACCCGATTTTCGACCTCATCAGACGCAGTGAGACAGAGTGGCAGCGTAAGCTCGACTCGCAGTCTAGGACACTTCGGGAGGCGGTGGACGAGTATCGCCGCCGATACCACCGTGCACCGCCCAAGGGCTTCGATAAGTGGTGGCACTGGGCACAGGAAGCGGGCATCCCACTCCCTGACGAGTACGACCAAATC cacCTAGACCTCGAGCCATATGTGGCGATCCCGCCGTCGGAGTTCCGCGAcaacgtcgaggccgcgtCTAAGATGGACGGCATGTACACCATCACGTGCGCTGCAAAGGGCGATGTCGGCACAGTGTGCACTGAGAAGGTCCAGGGCGAGGGCCTAGACGCCGAAGCGCATCTGGTGTTGTCTCAGCGGTCTGTTGCGCAGCTCGGATTGATCAAGCCGCTCGAGGGGATGCTGCAGGAAATCAAGGCCGTGTTTTGGATGCACGACGCGCCGTGGCAGTTCGTGGGCCACGACTAT ACACAACTCCTGGAAGAGTCGGCAGAGTCGGGCGAGTACATCTccaaggaggcgctggcggaCCTTGACAACGCCCACCTTGGTTGGGCATCGGGATGTGCGCCGCACAAGCCGCTGCGGCAGAACTGGGATCCAAACAGCCTGGTGGACCTCGAGGCATTGTGGCAGACTGGCCCGCACAGTTTCGTGTACGACCACAAGGCGACCATGGACGTGTGCACGAACCCGAACCTCGTGCAGCTAATGGGTGTTCTCAACTCGCATGGAAAGGGTCCAAGCCCATCCCACATTATGTACCCAACCATGGTGATGAGCAAGACGACACTACACTCTGACATCCTGGGCGTGTCGGCCGAGGCGTGGACCGAAGACGTAGGCGACGACCCGGAATGGGACGATAAGAAGAAGGACCTTCTTCTTTGGCGTGGCAAGACGACCGGTATCCTCTACACGGAGAGGTTCCATTGGA ATGTGACTCAGCGCGTCAACCTCATCTCGCACATGGCGCGTAAGGAGGGCACTCTCCCTGTGTTACCCGTGTCCAAGCCTGGACATCCGGTCGGCTCTCCTCAGATGAAGGAATATGCCGCACTAAACGCCAAGCTGATGGACGTGGGGTTTGTCGACGACCCGATCCagtgcgagggcgacgtgTGCAACACCCTTCGAGAGCAGTACCACTTTGCCGACCGCAAGGGCTGGAGCGAAGCCAACGATTACAAGTACCTCCTGGACGTGGATGGGAATGGGTGGAGTGCGCGTTTCAAGCGCCTCATGTCGACCAACTCGGTCGTTTTGAAGAGCACAATCTTCCCCGAGTGGTACACGGACCGCATCCAGCCGTGGCTCCATTATATTCCCATCAAGGCTGATTTGACCGACCTGTACGACGTCATGTCGTTCTTCCAGGATGGGCAGGATGGTCTCGCGGCCAAGATTGCCAAGCAGGGCAAGGAGTGGAGCAAGACGTTCTGGAGGCAGGAGGATATGATGTCGTACCAGTTCCG ACTCTTCCTCGAGCTACCGCGCCTAGAGGccgacgaccgcgacgcggcATCATACCACGGCcggggcgacgaggacgagaacgaGAAGGAGCCTGCGCGAGAGAAGCAGACtgcggtcgaggccgcgccTGGCACCAAGGCGTCTGACAAGAAGAGcacggtcgaggacgcTCCTGGTGCAgacaagaaggagcagGCGGACACGCCTGgcgccagccagccagcgaCCGCTGTCAAGGATACGCCTGGTACATAA